The sequence below is a genomic window from Desulforamulus hydrothermalis Lam5 = DSM 18033.
TCATATTAACCGGTGATGAAAAGACCCTTAATGCAGCCGGCGTAGACACCCGACAGGGGGTTTTTAAAGCAAGGCGGCTGCAGCACTTGCAGCAAGTCCCCTTGTTTGTGGCCTGTAACGGACAACTGGCTGGGTTAATCGGCATTAAGCCGGGGCACACCGGAGATTTGCGTTGTCTGGTGCAGAGTTTGCGCAACCTTGGTATCCTACAGGTGGTACTGCTGACCGAGCAGCCGGGCAGTGTAATGGAACAGGCAGCCCTTGACTTGGGAATAGCACAGGTGGGAAGCGGGCTTTCAACCGAAGAAAAACTGCACCTGGTTCAACAACTGCAGCAACAGGGCAGGGTGGTAGCCCTGGTCCGGCAAAAACCTGTCGCAAGCCCCTTAAGGCAGCAGGCAGATATTACGGTTTGTATATCTGACGGCAGCAACCACCATCCGGTGGATGTGGTGTTAAGCAATATATCTTTATTGCCTGAGGCGTGCCGTCTGGCCCGGCTGGGCCGACAGAGAGTAAAGCAAAATATTGCCCTGGTGCAGGCGGCCAATGTTATGGGGTTGGCCCTGGCTTCAACCGGCCGGTTGTCGGCTATGGCTGCCAAGGTGTATGGGGATCTGGTAGCGCTGGCAGTCTGCAGCAATGCGGCACGGTTGTTGTGGCCTCAAGGCCGGTCAGCCAGGCCGCGGCGGCTGTTGAGTAATGCACAACGGGAAATTGCTGCAGCTCTGGAGGAAACTGTCATACCGGCAGATTATTTAGATCAATGCAGCAACTGGCACAGCTTGACAGCAGACGAAGTCCTGCACAGATTAGGATCAAACTTGCAAAACGGTTTGTCCGGCCATGAAGTACAGCAAAGGTTAGCGTTATATGGTCCTAACCAAATGGCAGAAAAAAAACAGCCGGGCTTTTTAGCCAGAATATGGAATCAAATGAAAGATTTTCTGGTGAAAACTTTGCTGGCTTCGGCCCTAACCTGTGCTATTCTGGGAGAATTTTGGGATGCCCTGGCTATTGTCGCAATCCTGGCCTTAAATGCCTTGTTGGGAGCTTTGCAAGAACACAAGGCTGAAGGAGCTTTGCAAGCGCTGGCTAAATTAACTGCCCCCACAGCCAAAGTGCGCAGGGAAGGCAAGGTGACAAGAATTTCGGCTTGCCAACTGGTGCCGGGAGATATTGTACTGCTGGAACAAGGAGACGGGGTACCGGCAGATTTACGGTTGCTGGAAACCAACAGTTTGGAAATTGAAGAAGCTGCCCTCACCGGCGAGTCTTATCCGGTAGCAAAAAGTGCCAAACGGATCAGCGATTGTATCCCCTTGCTGGATTGTGAAAACTTAGCCTTTATGGGTACCAATGTAACCCGGGGGCGCGGTGTGGGTATAGTTATAGCTACCGGCATGAACAGCCAGGTGGGAAAAATTGCCGGCATGCTGAATCAGGAGAAAAGTCCCACCCCGCTGCAAAACCGGATGGCGGAGGTCAGCAGCGTCATATTGAAATACTGCCTGGCTGTCAGTGGTCTGGTGGTGGTAGGGGGTGTGTTGCGGGGCGGTTCGCTGTTTAAAATGTTTCTTACCGGTGTAAGCCTGGCGGTGGCTGCCATTCCCGAGGGACTGCCGGCGGTGGTTACCATCGCCCTGGCCTCCGGCGTCAGGCGAATGGCCAAAGAAAATGCTGTGGTCAAACACCTGCCGGCGGTAGAAACACTGGGCAGTGCTACCCTGATTGCCACTGACAAAACAGGCACTCTGACACAGAACCGCCAGCAGGTACAAGCTGTATTCACAGGCAGCGGCCGGTGGCAGGCAACCGAGGAGGGGCCCCTGACCGCTTTGGATCAACCATGCCCGCGAGAGGAACTGACAGCGTTGCTTACCGCCGCTATCCTGTGTAACAATGCTGATCTCCGGTGGGTCCGGCCCAGGAACGGCCGGGCTAAGCCAAACTGGCAGGTTGAAGGCGACCCCACTGAAGGAGCCTTGCTGCTGGCCGGTTTGCGGGAGGAAATCAACTACCGGGAACTAAGAGAAAAATGGCAACGGGTTAAGGAAATACCCTTTGATGCAGAAAGGTTGCACATGACGGTTATTTGCCAGGCACCGGAACAGGAATATATAGCCTTTGTAAAAGGTGCCCCCGAAGTTGTTGTTAACCTTTGCACACAAATGCAGCAGGGCGGACAAGCGGTGCCGCTGGACGACAATTTGCGGCGGCAGGTGTTGCAGGCCAACGAAAACATGACGGCGGCAGCCATGCGGGTATTGGCCGTTGCTTACCGGCCGCTGCAGCAGCCGGAGCAAGCCCAACAGGAAAAATCTTTAATTCTTCTGGGCTTGGTGGGGATGGTGGATCCGCCCCGGCCGGAAGTGCGGCAGGCAGTGGCCACTTGTCACCGGGCCGGCATTAAGGTGGTTATGATTACCGGCGATCACCCCCATACGGCTCTGGCTGTGGCCCGGCAAGTGGGAATTAGCCGGCATGATCGGGTAATGACCGGTCGGGATATCGATAACCTAACCGACCAGGAACTGGCAGCCGCCATTAATGAAGTCAGGGTTTTTGCCCGGGTGCTGCCAGGCCAAAAGTTGCGCTTGGTGCAGGCGTTTAAGCAGCGGGGAGAAATCCTGGCCATGGTTGGTGACGGCATCAATGATGCCCCGGCCATAAAGGAAGCGGATATAGGAGTGGCGATGGGGGTGAGCGGCACAGATGTTACCAAACAAGCGGCGGATATTATCTTAACCGACGACCATTTTGCCACTCTGGTGTCCGCTGTGGAACAGGGCCGGGGAATTTACGCCAATATCCGTCGCTCAGTACGCTACCTGTTAGCTACTAATGTTGGACTGGTGATGCTGGTTCTGCTGGCGGTGCTGTTGGGTTTGCCGATGCCTTTACTGCCCATCCAGTTGCTTTTCTTAAATGTGCTGGGTGATGGTTTGCCTGCCTTGGCCCTCGGGGTGGCGCCTAATAACTGCAATCTTATGCAGCATCCCCCTAGGCCGGTCAATGAAGGTTTCTTTGCCGACGGGCTGGGTGATCAAATTATCAGCCGGGGTATTGCCACCGGATTAATCGGGCTGGAAACCTACCGGAAAACTTTACGGCAAGGCGACCAGGGAGTGGCCGGCACGGTAACCATGGCTTCTTTTATAGCCAGCAAATTATTATTTGCTCTGGAATGCGGTGAGAAAAAACAAAGCGGGACCAATCCTTACCTCACCGGTTCGGTTGTTCTCTCAGCCCTGCTGCTGGGAGGTGCAATTTACCTGCCGGTGGGCCGGCAAATTTTCAAAACGGCACCGCTGGGCTTAAAAGAAGTGAGTACCGTTTTAGGAAGTGCCGGTCTTACTTATGTGGCAGAAAGATGTTTGGCGGCTTTTATCAAAAGTCAAGAAAATGAAAAAACATCAATAAATTCCGGGCGCAGCCCCAACTAAGGGCTGCTCCCGGAGTATCGACAAACATTACCGGTGGTTTATGATCCCCTTTGGCTCCGGTCTGCGCACCGACAGCACTGCGCTTTACTGTGTTCGCCCCTGGGGTCGCCTCAATCGAATAAAAAATCACATGTTGTTTTATCCTGTAAATCCGCA
It includes:
- a CDS encoding HAD-IC family P-type ATPase; amino-acid sequence: MPQGSSAYQSGVIRVVHKLPGRVRLQVPGLQGNHRLAGVIAAAVSQKKGVFLARASALTGRVLIFFDESNLQLTELKQVIQECLALKQQQPVLPRRNTPEPEDLPVKKQFFNVALGGGVLAYLTLKHLLVGRTPLAKDPHIFNLAAAATIISGYPVLRSGLHGLTRGKINYDLVLGALALGTTLARESITGLTVMWLTNLAALIQSLTLQRYLKALPATKDTARSLDAAINPSEWEEAGRTYGQKFILPALGAAALTGLAGGAGGRSKTLAMLLAANPSPAGLAAPTTRAAVIAAAGKKGILFRHPGAVEKLARLDTVILDSETVLSEAAYEVGDILPLPGISRAGLLAMAAQHSGSHYHFALRKAVFSAGIHPAAESDAVILTGDEKTLNAAGVDTRQGVFKARRLQHLQQVPLFVACNGQLAGLIGIKPGHTGDLRCLVQSLRNLGILQVVLLTEQPGSVMEQAALDLGIAQVGSGLSTEEKLHLVQQLQQQGRVVALVRQKPVASPLRQQADITVCISDGSNHHPVDVVLSNISLLPEACRLARLGRQRVKQNIALVQAANVMGLALASTGRLSAMAAKVYGDLVALAVCSNAARLLWPQGRSARPRRLLSNAQREIAAALEETVIPADYLDQCSNWHSLTADEVLHRLGSNLQNGLSGHEVQQRLALYGPNQMAEKKQPGFLARIWNQMKDFLVKTLLASALTCAILGEFWDALAIVAILALNALLGALQEHKAEGALQALAKLTAPTAKVRREGKVTRISACQLVPGDIVLLEQGDGVPADLRLLETNSLEIEEAALTGESYPVAKSAKRISDCIPLLDCENLAFMGTNVTRGRGVGIVIATGMNSQVGKIAGMLNQEKSPTPLQNRMAEVSSVILKYCLAVSGLVVVGGVLRGGSLFKMFLTGVSLAVAAIPEGLPAVVTIALASGVRRMAKENAVVKHLPAVETLGSATLIATDKTGTLTQNRQQVQAVFTGSGRWQATEEGPLTALDQPCPREELTALLTAAILCNNADLRWVRPRNGRAKPNWQVEGDPTEGALLLAGLREEINYRELREKWQRVKEIPFDAERLHMTVICQAPEQEYIAFVKGAPEVVVNLCTQMQQGGQAVPLDDNLRRQVLQANENMTAAAMRVLAVAYRPLQQPEQAQQEKSLILLGLVGMVDPPRPEVRQAVATCHRAGIKVVMITGDHPHTALAVARQVGISRHDRVMTGRDIDNLTDQELAAAINEVRVFARVLPGQKLRLVQAFKQRGEILAMVGDGINDAPAIKEADIGVAMGVSGTDVTKQAADIILTDDHFATLVSAVEQGRGIYANIRRSVRYLLATNVGLVMLVLLAVLLGLPMPLLPIQLLFLNVLGDGLPALALGVAPNNCNLMQHPPRPVNEGFFADGLGDQIISRGIATGLIGLETYRKTLRQGDQGVAGTVTMASFIASKLLFALECGEKKQSGTNPYLTGSVVLSALLLGGAIYLPVGRQIFKTAPLGLKEVSTVLGSAGLTYVAERCLAAFIKSQENEKTSINSGRSPN